In Geotalea uraniireducens, one genomic interval encodes:
- a CDS encoding type I polyketide synthase, which yields MEQTPSVAIVGIGGIFPDAPDLERFWDNIRHGRSAAREVPAGRWLLPADAAYAPETGAADRVYSRRGCFIDHLPPLDELAGLAVAPERLAGLDPLFQLLLHAGKRAFADGITAPLDRARIGVIIGNLALPSETSAGLTRQWLGRTFEERLFGRSAAAPAVDPLNRYVAGLPAGLLAEALGLGGGSCTLDAACASSLYAIKLAADELLAGRADAMLTGGLSRPDPLYTQMGFSQLRALSRQGICAPFDAAGDGLVVGEGAGLFLLKRTADAIAHGDRIYGIIRGIGLANDVGGSLLAPMSEGQLRAMRAAYARAGWQPETVDLIECHATGTPVGDATEFASLRELWGETRPVSAPCVIGSVKSNIGHLLTAAGAAALTKVLLAMGRGELPPTANFTAPPASIDLAGSPFRVLTAPQPWERRGAGIPRRAAVSAFGFGGINGHLLVEEWLGESPRRPARTTRPAPPRPEPLAVVGLDARFGPWQSLAAYRERVLGNGSADTPTPPRRWWGARESAWFRDAGLDRTPFAGFYLDEVTVAPDEFRIPPLEMAEMLPQQLLMLQSAAAAMTDAGLGREENLRTGVFVGIALDLNATNFSYRWRLAELAAAWQQEQGHPATAAELAAWTAALREAAGPPLTANRTMGALGSVVASRIAREFRVGGPSFTLANEDGSGIRALEAAARLLQSGEIDRALVGAVDLAGDLRAVLGHHALRPLSATGRGRPFAAAADGSIVGEGAATVVLKRLADARRDGDRIYAVIKGIGTAGGTTVLPGAAAYRRALERAYADAGVAPETVDYLEANGSGHPAEDRMEATALADFFGPTKRHCAVAGVKGEIGHSGAAAGLASLVRGCLALYHEIIPPCHGAEPPLAEFAAAGPFYLPPTPRYWLRDRAAGPRRAGVSVFGVDGTCSHVVLEGVEHPAAGEGAARFTPVSDGEFLFVVGGEDPAALDRNIGRLRHAVAAADDLAPLAREWHRAGEAAPRALAVVARSREELTALLDEGERLVASNRAPDDTTLHPSLRDRLFYAPAPLGRAGTIAFVFPGSGNHHPGMGVEFAGRWPEVFRRQDRDNRYLRSQFQPELFWNGAPAAELDDDHQAVIFGQVATGCAVSDVVRSFGIEPAAVIGYSLGETAGLFALGAWRARDEMLARMRASTLFTRELAGDCRAAARAWGLADDRPVEWSIGVVEAPAREVRRALRTTARVYLLIVNTPDECVIGGDAKAVKRLVAMLGCRFFPLHGVTTVHCEVAAQVAESYRELHLFATTPPPGVTFYSGARGRAYAVDRESAADSILAQAIGGIDYPATIDAAYADGVRYFLEMGPGSSCSRMIDRILADRPHLARSAAPPQEAHSALLRLLGQLVAEGLAVDLAPLYPQSAPAVAATGEPSRRPPLRIPVGGAPFRPPQPPAATAPPATQSTKAPIAASAPPPPVTTPALTEPSPSAPAAPAASVAPATPPAAAELLTPLFQQFAAAQEARRQAHDAFLRTAESLGRSVATALAFELSLREALGPAAPSLAEESPAADDAYAGLAALPPPPVGEGKGTGDTPAVFDRVQCLEFARGSVGRMLGPEFAEVDTFPTRVRLPDEPLMLVDRIVALEGEAKSMTHGRVATEHDILPGAWYLDGGRIPTCIAVEAGQADLFLSGYLGIDFIGRGLAVYRLLDAEVTFHRPLPGPGETIHYDIRIERFFRQGSTYLFRFRFDATVNGEPLLTMRDGCAGFFSAAELAAGKGIVRGALDLRPRHGSRPAGWRQLVPLTPATYDAGQLDRLRAGDLAGCFGPLFAGLPLERPLTIPGDRMRLVHRVVELSGDGGRYGLGLIRAEADIRPDDWFLTCHFVDDRVMPGTLMYECCLHTLRIFLLRLGWVAEAATAVWEPVPGVASRLCCRGQVLETTRVVAYEVQIRELGYRPEPYAIVDALMYADGRPIVEITSMSVRLNGTSEDLLAALWDRRADTLAAPATAAPSPPVGEGRGEGATTAKPVLYTKEQILAYSNGKPSAGFGEPYRIFDEGRVIARLPGPPFQFLDRVTAVRGEPWRMVAGAMAETEYDVPTDAWYFAADRQPRLPFAVLLEAALQPCGWLAAYVGSALTSPVDLAFRNLGGNARLHRPVTPASGTLTATATMTKVATSGGMIIQEFDFTVADRHGLLYEGETMFGFFSREALANQVGIRDAAPYVPPAAEAARGRACAYPATAPFPDRQLQMLDRIELFVPDGGPAGLGYLLGSKRVDPDEWFFKAHFYQDPVTPGSLGLEAFLQLLKFAAVERWGWRDGELFAVVPEKRRHRWTYRGQIVPTSGEVTVAAWITGVDDRQRLLTADGFLCVDGRPIYQMNDFSLRLGEE from the coding sequence GAGGCCCTCGGACTCGGCGGCGGCAGCTGCACCCTCGATGCCGCCTGCGCCTCATCCCTCTACGCCATTAAGCTGGCCGCCGACGAACTACTCGCCGGCCGGGCCGACGCCATGCTCACCGGCGGGCTGTCCCGCCCCGACCCCCTTTACACCCAGATGGGCTTCTCCCAGCTGCGCGCCCTGTCGCGGCAGGGGATCTGCGCCCCGTTCGACGCCGCCGGCGACGGCCTGGTGGTCGGCGAAGGGGCCGGGCTGTTCCTGCTCAAGCGGACCGCCGACGCCATCGCCCACGGCGACCGGATCTACGGGATCATCCGCGGCATCGGCCTCGCCAACGACGTGGGGGGGAGCCTGCTCGCCCCGATGAGCGAAGGGCAGCTCCGCGCCATGCGCGCCGCGTACGCCCGCGCCGGCTGGCAGCCGGAAACGGTCGACCTGATCGAATGCCACGCCACCGGCACCCCGGTGGGGGACGCCACCGAATTCGCCAGTCTCCGCGAACTCTGGGGCGAGACCCGCCCGGTCAGCGCCCCCTGCGTCATCGGCTCGGTGAAATCTAACATCGGCCACCTTTTGACCGCCGCCGGCGCCGCCGCCCTGACCAAGGTGCTGCTCGCCATGGGCCGCGGCGAACTCCCCCCCACCGCCAACTTCACCGCCCCGCCGGCCAGCATCGACCTGGCCGGGAGCCCGTTCCGGGTGCTGACCGCCCCGCAGCCGTGGGAGCGCCGCGGCGCCGGCATCCCCCGACGGGCGGCGGTAAGCGCCTTCGGCTTCGGCGGGATCAACGGCCACCTGCTAGTGGAGGAGTGGCTCGGCGAATCACCCCGCCGCCCCGCCCGCACCACCCGGCCGGCGCCGCCGCGCCCGGAGCCGCTGGCGGTAGTCGGCCTCGACGCCCGCTTCGGCCCCTGGCAATCGTTGGCCGCCTACCGGGAACGGGTGCTGGGCAACGGGTCGGCCGACACACCCACGCCACCCCGCCGCTGGTGGGGGGCACGGGAAAGCGCCTGGTTCCGCGACGCGGGACTCGACCGAACCCCCTTCGCCGGCTTCTACCTCGACGAGGTCACCGTCGCCCCGGATGAGTTTCGCATCCCGCCGCTGGAGATGGCGGAGATGCTCCCGCAGCAGCTGTTGATGCTGCAGAGCGCCGCCGCCGCCATGACCGATGCCGGCCTCGGCCGGGAGGAGAACCTCCGCACCGGCGTCTTCGTCGGCATCGCCCTCGACCTCAATGCTACAAACTTCAGCTACCGCTGGCGCTTGGCCGAGCTGGCCGCCGCCTGGCAGCAGGAGCAGGGGCACCCGGCCACCGCCGCCGAGCTGGCCGCCTGGACCGCCGCCCTCCGCGAAGCGGCCGGCCCGCCGCTGACCGCCAACCGGACGATGGGGGCCCTCGGCAGTGTCGTCGCCAGCCGGATCGCCCGGGAATTCCGGGTCGGCGGCCCCAGTTTCACCCTTGCCAACGAAGACGGCTCCGGCATCCGCGCCCTGGAAGCGGCCGCCCGGCTGTTGCAGAGCGGGGAGATCGACCGGGCGCTGGTTGGCGCCGTCGATCTGGCCGGCGACCTGCGCGCCGTCCTCGGCCACCACGCCCTCCGCCCCCTCTCCGCCACCGGCCGGGGGAGGCCCTTCGCCGCCGCGGCCGACGGCAGCATCGTCGGTGAAGGGGCAGCAACGGTAGTCCTGAAGCGACTCGCCGACGCGCGGCGGGACGGCGACCGGATCTATGCGGTGATCAAGGGGATCGGCACTGCCGGCGGGACAACGGTCCTCCCCGGCGCTGCCGCCTATCGCCGGGCCCTGGAACGGGCTTACGCCGACGCCGGAGTCGCCCCCGAGACGGTCGACTACCTGGAGGCCAACGGCAGCGGTCACCCCGCCGAAGACCGGATGGAGGCAACGGCGCTGGCCGACTTCTTCGGCCCGACCAAGCGGCACTGCGCCGTGGCCGGCGTCAAGGGGGAGATCGGCCACAGCGGCGCCGCCGCCGGGCTCGCCTCGCTGGTGCGCGGCTGTCTGGCGCTCTACCACGAGATCATCCCCCCCTGCCACGGCGCCGAGCCGCCGCTGGCGGAATTCGCCGCCGCCGGCCCGTTCTACCTGCCGCCGACACCGCGCTACTGGCTCCGTGACCGGGCTGCCGGACCGCGCCGGGCCGGGGTCAGCGTCTTCGGCGTCGATGGCACCTGCAGCCACGTCGTCCTCGAGGGGGTCGAGCACCCCGCCGCCGGGGAAGGTGCCGCCCGCTTTACCCCGGTCAGCGACGGTGAATTCCTGTTCGTCGTCGGCGGCGAGGACCCGGCGGCACTGGACCGCAACATCGGCCGGCTACGCCACGCCGTTGCCGCAGCCGACGACTTGGCACCGCTGGCCCGGGAATGGCACCGTGCCGGAGAAGCCGCGCCACGCGCCCTGGCCGTCGTTGCCCGCAGCCGAGAAGAACTGACCGCCCTGCTCGACGAAGGGGAGCGGCTCGTCGCCAGCAACCGCGCCCCCGACGATACCACCCTCCACCCGTCGCTCCGCGACCGGCTCTTCTACGCCCCGGCCCCCCTCGGCCGGGCCGGCACCATCGCCTTCGTCTTCCCCGGCTCGGGGAATCACCATCCCGGCATGGGGGTGGAGTTCGCCGGCCGCTGGCCCGAGGTGTTCCGCCGCCAGGACCGGGATAACCGCTACCTGCGCAGCCAGTTCCAGCCGGAGCTCTTCTGGAACGGCGCCCCGGCGGCGGAGCTCGACGACGACCACCAGGCGGTGATCTTCGGTCAGGTCGCCACCGGCTGCGCAGTCAGCGACGTCGTCCGCTCCTTCGGCATCGAGCCGGCGGCGGTGATCGGCTACAGCCTCGGCGAGACGGCCGGCCTGTTCGCCCTCGGCGCCTGGCGCGCCCGGGACGAGATGCTGGCCCGGATGCGCGCCTCGACCCTCTTCACCCGTGAACTGGCCGGCGACTGCCGGGCAGCGGCCCGCGCGTGGGGATTGGCCGACGACCGGCCGGTGGAATGGAGCATCGGCGTGGTAGAAGCACCGGCCCGCGAGGTCCGCCGGGCACTCCGCACCACCGCCCGGGTCTACCTGCTGATCGTCAACACCCCCGACGAATGCGTCATCGGTGGCGACGCCAAGGCGGTGAAGCGGCTGGTGGCGATGCTCGGCTGCCGCTTCTTCCCGCTGCACGGGGTGACCACCGTCCATTGCGAGGTGGCCGCGCAGGTGGCCGAATCGTACCGCGAGCTGCACCTCTTCGCGACCACCCCGCCGCCGGGGGTCACCTTTTACAGCGGTGCCCGCGGCCGGGCCTACGCCGTCGACCGGGAGAGCGCCGCCGACTCGATCCTCGCCCAGGCCATCGGCGGGATCGACTACCCGGCAACCATCGACGCCGCCTACGCCGACGGGGTCCGCTACTTCCTGGAGATGGGACCGGGGAGCTCCTGCAGCCGGATGATCGACCGAATTCTCGCCGACCGCCCCCACTTGGCCCGCTCCGCCGCTCCCCCGCAGGAGGCCCACTCGGCCCTGCTCCGGCTCCTCGGCCAGCTGGTCGCCGAGGGGCTCGCCGTGGACCTGGCGCCCCTCTATCCGCAGTCGGCGCCGGCAGTGGCCGCCACCGGCGAGCCGTCCCGCCGGCCGCCGCTGCGGATACCGGTCGGCGGCGCCCCCTTCCGACCGCCCCAGCCGCCGGCCGCCACCGCGCCGCCGGCCACGCAGTCGACGAAAGCGCCGATCGCGGCGAGCGCCCCGCCGCCACCGGTCACGACACCGGCATTAACAGAACCGTCGCCCAGCGCACCGGCGGCACCGGCAGCATCGGTAGCACCGGCAACGCCACCGGCCGCGGCGGAACTCCTCACCCCGCTCTTCCAGCAGTTTGCCGCCGCCCAGGAGGCCCGCCGCCAGGCCCACGACGCCTTTCTGCGGACGGCGGAGTCGCTCGGCCGCTCGGTGGCAACGGCCCTCGCCTTCGAGCTGTCGCTCCGGGAGGCGCTCGGCCCGGCCGCCCCGTCCCTGGCAGAGGAGAGCCCGGCGGCGGACGATGCTTACGCCGGCCTCGCCGCGCTCCCCCCTCCCCCGGTGGGAGAGGGCAAGGGGACGGGGGATACACCGGCCGTCTTCGATCGCGTACAGTGTCTCGAATTCGCCCGCGGCTCGGTGGGGCGGATGCTCGGCCCGGAATTCGCCGAGGTCGACACCTTCCCGACCCGCGTCCGGCTCCCCGACGAGCCACTGATGCTGGTCGACCGGATCGTCGCCCTGGAAGGGGAGGCGAAGTCGATGACCCACGGCCGGGTGGCGACCGAGCACGACATCCTCCCCGGCGCCTGGTACCTGGACGGCGGCCGGATTCCAACCTGCATCGCCGTCGAGGCGGGCCAGGCGGACCTCTTTCTCTCCGGCTACCTGGGGATCGACTTTATCGGCCGCGGGCTGGCGGTCTACCGGCTGCTCGACGCCGAGGTCACCTTCCATCGCCCGCTCCCCGGGCCGGGGGAGACGATCCACTACGACATCCGGATCGAACGCTTCTTCCGCCAGGGAAGCACCTACCTGTTCCGTTTCCGCTTCGACGCCACGGTGAACGGCGAGCCGCTCCTCACCATGCGCGACGGTTGCGCCGGCTTTTTTTCCGCCGCCGAACTGGCTGCCGGCAAGGGGATCGTCCGCGGCGCCCTCGACCTCCGGCCGCGCCACGGCAGTCGTCCCGCCGGCTGGCGGCAGCTGGTGCCGCTTACGCCGGCAACCTACGACGCCGGCCAGCTGGACCGGCTCCGGGCGGGAGACCTGGCCGGCTGCTTCGGCCCGCTCTTCGCCGGCCTGCCGCTGGAGCGGCCGCTGACCATCCCCGGCGACCGGATGCGGCTCGTCCACCGAGTGGTGGAGCTGAGCGGCGACGGCGGCCGCTACGGTCTCGGGCTGATCCGTGCCGAAGCCGACATCCGCCCCGACGACTGGTTCCTCACCTGCCACTTCGTCGACGACCGGGTGATGCCCGGCACGCTGATGTACGAATGCTGCCTGCACACCCTGCGCATTTTCCTGCTCCGGCTCGGCTGGGTCGCCGAGGCGGCGACGGCGGTCTGGGAACCGGTGCCGGGAGTCGCCAGCCGGCTCTGCTGCCGGGGCCAGGTGCTGGAAACGACCCGGGTCGTCGCCTACGAGGTCCAAATCCGCGAACTCGGCTATCGCCCCGAGCCCTACGCGATCGTCGACGCGCTGATGTACGCCGACGGCCGGCCGATCGTCGAGATCACCAGCATGTCGGTCCGCCTGAACGGCACCAGCGAAGATCTGCTCGCGGCACTGTGGGACCGTCGCGCGGACACGCTTGCCGCACCGGCAACTGCCGCCCCCTCTCCCCCGGTGGGAGAGGGCCGGGGAGAGGGAGCAACCACCGCCAAGCCCGTCCTCTACACCAAGGAACAGATCCTCGCCTACAGCAACGGCAAGCCGTCGGCCGGCTTCGGCGAGCCGTACCGGATCTTCGACGAGGGGCGGGTGATTGCCCGGCTCCCGGGACCGCCGTTCCAGTTCCTCGACCGGGTGACTGCCGTGCGGGGCGAGCCGTGGCGGATGGTCGCCGGCGCCATGGCCGAGACCGAGTACGACGTCCCAACCGACGCCTGGTATTTCGCCGCCGACCGCCAGCCACGCCTGCCGTTCGCCGTCCTCCTCGAAGCGGCCCTCCAGCCCTGCGGCTGGCTGGCGGCCTACGTCGGCTCGGCCCTCACCAGCCCGGTCGATCTCGCCTTCCGCAACCTGGGGGGGAACGCCCGGCTGCACCGGCCGGTCACCCCGGCGAGCGGCACCCTCACCGCCACCGCCACCATGACCAAGGTGGCGACCAGCGGCGGGATGATCATCCAGGAGTTCGACTTCACGGTGGCGGACCGGCACGGCCTCCTCTACGAGGGGGAGACGATGTTCGGCTTCTTCTCCCGGGAGGCCCTCGCCAACCAGGTCGGCATCCGCGACGCCGCCCCCTACGTGCCGCCGGCGGCCGAAGCCGCCCGGGGCCGCGCGTGCGCCTACCCGGCGACGGCCCCCTTCCCGGACCGGCAGCTGCAGATGCTCGACCGGATCGAGCTGTTCGTCCCGGACGGCGGCCCCGCCGGACTCGGCTATCTCCTCGGCAGCAAGCGGGTCGACCCGGACGAGTGGTTCTTCAAGGCCCACTTCTACCAGGACCCGGTGACCCCCGGTTCGCTCGGCCTCGAAGCGTTCCTCCAGCTCCTCAAGTTCGCCGCCGTCGAGCGGTGGGGCTGGCGGGACGGCGAACTCTTTGCCGTCGTCCCCGAAAAGCGGCGTCACCGCTGGACCTACCGCGGCCAGATCGTCCCGACCAGCGGCGAGGTGACGGTGGCAGCCTGGATCACCGGCGTCGACGACCGGCAGCGGCTGCTGACCGCCGACGGCTTCCTCTGCGTCGACGGCCGGCCGATCTACCAGATGAACGACTTTTCTCTCCGCCTGGGGGAAGAATAA